One window of Camelina sativa cultivar DH55 chromosome 4, Cs, whole genome shotgun sequence genomic DNA carries:
- the LOC104780054 gene encoding LOW QUALITY PROTEIN: WAT1-related protein At5g40210 (The sequence of the model RefSeq protein was modified relative to this genomic sequence to represent the inferred CDS: deleted 2 bases in 1 codon) → MGLLGLLGCVYLMLGYTGIKYSSPTLASTMSNLTPAFTFIFAILFGMEKVSMRKNSSVAKVVGTIVSIVGALVATLYHVMVPSSSPHLNHPFTFLSLLWRLHHHRRILIESSGGLLALEYTLIVVSYTIQTHIMREYPSEFALALSHNVCISVSCAFVSLFAKKNNPSAWIMRSKIMLICIVATGMVNSTGYVVESWTVRHKGPMFLAMFRPLAILTAVVLGAIFLGDSLSRKVKKKC, encoded by the exons ATGGGACTTCTTGGATTACTTGG ATGTGTGTATCTGATGTTGGGATACACAGGAATCAAATATAGTTCTCCTACTTTAGCATCAACAATGAGTAATCTCACTCCTGCTTTCACTTTCATCTTCGCTATTCTCTTCGG AATGGAGAAGGTATCCATGAGAAAAAATAGCAGTGTAGCCAAAGTAGTTGGCACTATAGTTTCGATAGTGGGTGCACTTGTGGCCACTCTATACCATGTCATGGTCCCATCATCTTCACCGCATCTCAACCATCCATTTACCTTCCTCAGCCTCTTATGGCGTCTCCATCATCACCGTCGAATACTAATTGAGTCATCG GGAGGACTTTTAGCACTTGAGTACACTCTCATTGTGGTCTCTTATACTATTCAG ACGCATATAATGAGGGAGTATCCATCAGAATTTGCTTTGGCACTTTCACACAATGTATGCATTTCAGTGTCTTGTGCATTTGTTAGTTTATTCGCCAAAAAGAACAATCCAAGCGCATGGATTATGAGATCAAAAATTATGTTGATATGCATCGTTGCAACG GGGATGGTAAATTCGACTGGCTATGTTGTTGAGTCATGGACAGTGCGACATAAGGGGCCAATGTTCCTAGCAATGTTCAGGCCATTAGCTATATTAACCGCGGTGGTACTAGGAGCGATATTTCTAGGCGATTCTCTATCTCGGAAGGTGAAAAAGAAGTGTTAA
- the LOC104780051 gene encoding probably inactive leucine-rich repeat receptor-like protein kinase At3g28040 translates to MGGKRRNMISLTLFLALTLMMTSLINGEIDSIQLNDDVLGLIVFKSDLDDPSSHLESWNEDDNSPCSWSYVKCNPKTSRVTDLTLDGLALTGKIGRGIQKLQHLKVLSLSNNNFNGNLNALSTNNNLRKLDLSHNNLSGQIPSSLGSISSLQHLDLTGNSFSGTLSDDFFNNCSSLRYLSLSHNHLEGQIPSTLFRCSVLNSLNLSRNGFTGNPSFVSGIWKLERLRVLDLSFNSLSGSVPLGILSLHNLKWLQLQRNQFQGPLPSDIGLCPHLNRVDLSFNLFSGELPRTLQRLRSLYHFDLSNNLLSGDFPVWISDMTGLVHLDFSSNELTGELPSSIGNLRSLKDLILSKNKLSGELPESLESCNELMIVQLKGNGFVGSIPDGLFDLGLQEMDFSGNGFTGSIPRGSSRLFESLVRLDLSRNKLTGNIPGEVGLFIHMKYLNLSWNHFNTRVPPEIEFLQNLTVLDLRNSALIGSVPADICESQSLQILQLDGNSLTGSIPEGIGNCTSLKLLSLSHNNLTGPIPKSLSNLQELKILKLEANKLTGEIPKELGELQNLLLVNVSFNRLIGRLPFGGVFQSLDQSAIQGNLGICSPLLRGPCTLNVPKPLVIDPNSYGKGNNMPGNRASDGSGKFHRGMFLSVSVIVAISAAILIFAGIIIITLLNASVRRRLAFVDNALESIFSGSSKSGRSLVMGKLVLLNSRTSRSSSSSQEFERNPESLLNKASRIGEGVFGTVYKAPLGEQGRNLAVKKLVPSPNLQNLEDFDREVRILAKAKHPNLVSIKGYFWTPELHLLVSEYIPNGNLQSKLHEREPSTPPLSWDVRYRIILGTAKGLAYLHHTCRPATIHFNLKPTNILLDEKNNPKISDFGLSRLLTTQDGNTMNNNRFQNALGYVAPELECQNLRVNEKCDVYGFGVLILELVTGRRPVEYGEDSFVILSDHVRVLLEQGNVLECIDPVMEEQYSEDEVLPVLKLALVCTSQIPSNRPTMAEIVQILQVINSPVPHRIMDSF, encoded by the exons ATGGGCGGTAAGAGAAGAAACATGATCTCATTAACTCTGTTTCTCGCATTGACATTGATGATGACATCACTCATCAATGGCGAGATTGACTCAATCCAACTAAACGACGACGTTCTAGGACTCATCGTCTTCAAATCAGACCTCGACGACCCATCTTCACACCTTGAGTCATGGAACGAAGACGATAACTCTCCTTGTTCATGGAGCTACGTCAAATGCAATCCCAAAACATCTCGAGTCACCGATCTTACCCTCGACGGTTTAGCCTTAACCGGAAAAATCGGCCGTGGAATCCAAAAGCTTCAGCATTTAAAAGTACTCTCACtctccaacaacaacttcaacggAAACCTCAACGCTCTCTCAACTAACAACAATCTCCGAAAGCTAGATCTTAGCCACAACAACCTCTCCGGTCAAATCCCATCTTCTCTTGGATCAATCAGCTCCTTGCAACACCTCGACTTAACCGGAAACTCCTTCTCCGGTACACTCTCTGATGACTTCTTCAACAACTGTTCCTCTCTTAGGTACCTCTCTCTGTCACACAACCATCTCGAAGGTCAAATCCCAAGTACTCTGTTTCGATGCTCTGTTTTGAACAGTCTCAACCTCTCAAGAAACGGTTTTACGGGTAACCCTAGTTTCGTCTCAGGGATATGGAAGCTTGAGAGGTTAAGAGTCTTAGATCTATCGTTTAATTCTCTTTCTGGATCGGTACCTTTAGGGATACTCTCTCTACATAACTTGAAATGGTTACAATTACAGAGGAATCAGTTTCAAGGACCATTGCCTTCAGATATTGGACTCTGTCCTCATTTAAACAGAGTTGACCtaagtttcaatcttttctcTGGTGAGCTTCCAAGAACACTTCAGAGGCTGAGATCTTTATATCACTTCGATTTATCAAACAATCTGCTCTCCGGTGATTTCCCGGTATGGATCAGTGACATGACCGGTTTAGTACACTTGGATTTCTCCAGCAATGAGTTAACTGGGGAGCTTCCTTCTTCAATAGGTAACTTGAGATCTCTAAAGGATCTAATCTTGTCTAAGAACAAACTCTCCGGCGAGCTACCGGAGTCTTTGGAATCTTGCAATGAGCTTATGATTGTTCAGCTCAAAGGGAATGGCTTTGTTGGTAGCATTCCTGATGGTTTGTTTGATCTTGGTCTTCAAGAAATGGATTTTTCGGGTAACGGTTTCACCGGTTCGATCCCGAGAGGTTCGAGTAGGTTATTTGAGTCACTTGTAAGGCTCGACCTTTCGCGTAACAAACTCACTGGGAACATACCTGGTGAGGTAGGGCTTTTCATTCACATGAAGTACCTCAATCTGTCATGGAACCATTTCAACACAAGAGTTCCTCCTGAAATAGAGTTTTTACAGAATCTAACAGTCTTGGATTTGAGGAACAGCGCGCTGATTGGTTCAGTTCCAGCGGATATATGTGAGTCTCAGAGTCTTCAGATCCTTCAGTTAGATGGCAACTCACTAACCGGTTCTATACCTGAAGGAATCGGAAACTGCACTTCTCTCAAATTGCT GAGTTTGTCTCATAATAATCTTACCGGTCCTATTCCTAAATCCCTTTCGAACTTACAAGAGCTCAAGATTCTAAAGCTAGAGGCAAACAAGCTTACCGGGGAGATACCAAAAGAGCTTGGGGAATTACAGAATCTGTTATTGGTTAACGTTTCGTTTAACCGACTCATCGGAAGGTTGCCATTTGGAGGTGTGTTTCAAAGCTTAGACCAGAGTGCTATTCAAGGAAACCTAGGTATTTGTTCACCGTTGTTGAGAGGACCATGCACACTGAATGTTCCAAAGCCTCTTGTCATTGATCCAAACTCCTATGGGAAAGGGAACAATATGCCAGGAAACCGAGCGAGCGATGGTTCTGGAAAGTTCCACCGTGGAATGTTCCTTAGTGTTTCAGTGATTGTAGCAATATCAGCTGCTATACTCATTTTCGCTGGGATCATAATCATAACGCTGCTTAACGCGTCTGTGAGAAGGCGGCTTGCGTTTGTAGACAATGCGTTGGAGAGCATTTTCTCGGGGTCTTCGAAATCAGGGAGAAGCTTAGTGATGGGTAAACTTGTTCTGTTAAACTCAAGAACGTCGCGTTCGTCGTCTTCGTCTCAAGAGTTTGAAAGAAACCCGGAGtctcttctgaacaaagcttcAAGAATCGGTGAAGGGGTTTTTGGAACAGTCTACAAGGCACCTTTGGGAGAACAGGGGAGAAACTTGGCTGTTAAGAAACTTGTCCCGTCGCCGAATCTTCAAAACCTAGAAGATTTTGATCGTGAAGTTCGGATATTGGCGAAAGCGAAGCACCCTAATCTAGTATCGATCAAAGGGTATTTCTGGACACCGGAGTTGCATCTTTTGGTATCGGAATACATCCCTAACGGAAACTTGCAGTCCAAGTTACACGAACGAGAACCCTCAACACCACCTCTTTCTTGGGACGTAAGATACAGAATCATCCTCGGTACAGCCAAAGGACTCGCTTATCTCCACCACACATGCCGTCCAGCAACCATCCACTTCAACCTGAAACCAACCAACATCCTCCTCGACGAAAAAAACAACCCGAAAATCTCCGATTTCGGACTATCTCGTCTTCTAACAACGCAAGACGGGAATACGATGAACAACAACAGGTTTCAAAACGCTCTAGGATACGTAGCGCCTGAGTTAGAGTGTCAGAACTTAAGAGTCAACGAGAAATGCGATGTTTACGGGTTCGGGGTTTTGATACTCGAACTAGTGACCGGTCGAAGACCAGTGGAGTACGGTGAAGACAGCTTTGTGATACTTAGCGACCATGTTCGAGTTCTGTTAGAACAAGGGAATGTGCTTGAATGTATTGATCCTGTGATGGAGGAACAATACTCTGAAGATGAAGTGTTACCTGTTCTGAAACTTGCTCTTGTCTGTACCTCTCAGATACCTTCAAATCGGCCTACAATGGCCGAGATTGTTCAGATATTACAGGTCATTAACTCTCCTGTTCCTCACCGGATCATGGATAGTTTCTAA
- the LOC104780052 gene encoding WAT1-related protein At3g28050 — MAVKYFQREVLPVTALVIMECANVGLNTLFKAATLKGMSYHVFIVYSYGLAALLLLPSLFCSFRSRTLPPMNFSILYKIVLLGIIGCCSNIMGYTGINYSSPTLASAISNLTPAFTFLLAVLFRMESVSFKRTSSVAKMLGTVVSIGGAFIVTLYNGPVVIATSPPSVSLRSQSTNPNWILGAAFLSVEYFCVPLWYIVQTQIMREYPAEFTVVCFYSLGVSFWTALVTLFTEGSDLGVWKIKPNIALVSIVCSGLFGSCINNTIHTWALRIKGPLFVAMFKPLSIAIAVAMGVIFLRDSLYIGSLIGATVITMGFYTVMWGKAKEVGLVEDDKKANHEQANEADLDSPSGSQKAPLLESYKNDEHV, encoded by the exons ATGGCGGTAAAATACTTCCAGAGAGAGGTGTTACCTGTAACAGCGCTGGTGATAATGGAATGTGCAAACGTTGGTTTAAACACTCTCTTCAAAGCAGCTACTTTGAAAGGCATGAGCTATCATGTTTTTATCGTATACTCTTATGGTCTcgctgctcttcttcttctaccttctCTGTTTTGCTCCTTCAG ATCAAGAACTCTTCCACCGATGAATTTCTCAATTCTCTACAAAATCGTGCTTCTTGGAATTATTGG atgctGTTCAAACATAATGGGATACACAGGGATCAATTATAGTAGTCCAACACTTGCTTCTGCGATCAGCAACCTTACTCCAGCTTTCACCTTCTTACTAGCCGTCCTTTTCAG GATGGAGAGTGTGTCTTTCAAGAGAACTAGTAGTGTGGCTAAAATGTTAGGAACCGTTGTTTCTATCGGAGGTGCGTTTATAGTGACTCTTTATAATGGTCCTGTGGTGATTGCTACATCTCCACCGTCAGTTTCTTTGCGATCGCAATCGACAAACCCTAATTGGATACTTGGCGCGGCTTTCCTCTCGGTTGAGTATTTCTGTGTTCCATTATGGTACATTGTTCAG actcAAATCATGAGAGAGTATCCGGCCGAGTTTACCGTTGTTTGCTTTTATAGCTTAGGCGTGAGCTTTTGGACTGCTCTCGTTACATTGTTCACAGAAGGGAGTGACTTGGGTGTATGGAAGATAAAACCAAATATTGCCTTAGTGTCAATCGTTTGCTCG GGATTGTTTGGATCTTGCATAAACAATACTATCCATACATGGGCATTGCGGATCAAGGGGCCTTTATTCGTTGCAATGTTCAAGCCATTGTCCATTGCGATAGCTGTTGCAATGGGCGTTATCTTCCTCAGAGATTCTCTCTACATCGGCAG CTTGATCGGGGCAACGGTAATAACAATGGGGTTTTACACGGTGATGTGGGGTAAAGCTAAGGAAGTGGGCTTGGTCGAAGATGACAAAAAGGCTAACCACGAGCAGGCCAACGAAGCTGATCTTGACTCTCCATCGGGTTCACAGAAGGCTCCTCTCTTGGAAAGTTACAAGAACGATGAACATGTCTAA